A DNA window from Dehalococcoidia bacterium contains the following coding sequences:
- a CDS encoding ABC transporter permease, with amino-acid sequence MWGYIMRRVGLLVPTLALVTVLVALLVRLLPGDAVEIIIGQYTPLTHGDREAVRRQLGLDKPWYEQYGEFVGGVFTGDWGTSLQSQQPIGRELARRLPVTFELGLLALLISIVVAVPVGVIAAIRQDRWLDYLMRGSAIVFIAVPAFWLGTLVVVLPNVWWGWAPPIHYESFFDDPLSNLYFMIIPASILGLGLSGSVMRLTRTQMLEVLRQDYIRTAWAKGLRERAIILRHALRNALIPVTTLIGLQVPLLVGGTVVLETIFSVPGIGSYLVTAVNSRDYPVVQAVNLVVALAVVLSNLLVDVLYAYLDPRIRYA; translated from the coding sequence ATGTGGGGCTACATCATGCGCAGGGTGGGCCTGCTGGTGCCCACCCTGGCGCTGGTGACGGTCCTGGTAGCCCTGCTGGTCCGCCTGCTGCCGGGCGACGCCGTGGAGATCATCATCGGTCAGTACACTCCGCTGACCCACGGCGACCGGGAGGCGGTGCGGCGCCAGCTCGGGCTCGACAAACCCTGGTACGAGCAGTACGGGGAGTTCGTGGGAGGGGTCTTCACCGGCGATTGGGGCACCTCCCTCCAGAGCCAGCAGCCCATCGGTCGCGAGCTGGCGCGGCGCCTTCCTGTCACCTTCGAGCTGGGCCTGCTGGCGCTCCTCATAAGCATCGTTGTGGCAGTGCCAGTGGGCGTGATCGCGGCCATACGTCAGGACCGCTGGCTGGACTATCTGATGCGGGGCAGCGCCATCGTCTTCATCGCTGTCCCCGCTTTCTGGCTGGGGACGCTGGTAGTGGTGCTCCCCAACGTGTGGTGGGGCTGGGCGCCGCCCATACACTACGAAAGCTTCTTCGATGACCCGTTGTCCAATCTCTACTTCATGATCATCCCCGCCTCCATCCTGGGACTGGGCCTGTCGGGGTCGGTCATGCGCCTCACCCGCACTCAGATGCTGGAGGTGCTGCGCCAGGACTACATCCGCACCGCCTGGGCCAAGGGTCTCCGGGAGAGGGCCATCATCCTGCGCCACGCCCTGCGCAACGCCCTCATACCGGTGACCACCCTCATAGGCCTGCAGGTCCCGTTGCTGGTGGGCGGGACGGTGGTCCTGGAGACCATCTTCAGCGTGCCGGGCATCGGCTCCTACCTGGTGACGGCGGTCAATTCTCGCGATTACCCGGTGGTGCAGGCGGTCAACCTGGTGGTGGCCCTGGCAGTAGTGTTGTCCAACCTGCTGGTGGACGTGCTGTACGCCTACCTGGACCCGCGCATACGTTACGCCTGA
- a CDS encoding MaoC family dehydratase N-terminal domain-containing protein — protein sequence MSARAVQSWSSRQWQSVSEGEELPPFDFPITVTRLVMAVAGTRDLYAVHHDPAVARRQGARDMFANTMFFQGLINRYLNDWGGPESYLRKLGISMRDQVCPGDTVTVKGQVTKKYERDGQKLVDLDVVIMRGEVLAVQAWATLELV from the coding sequence ATGTCGGCGCGAGCTGTGCAGTCCTGGTCGTCCCGACAGTGGCAGAGCGTGTCCGAGGGCGAGGAGCTGCCGCCCTTCGACTTCCCCATCACCGTCACGAGGCTGGTGATGGCAGTGGCGGGCACTCGCGACCTGTATGCCGTGCACCACGACCCGGCGGTGGCGCGCCGACAGGGCGCCCGCGACATGTTCGCCAACACCATGTTCTTCCAGGGCCTCATCAACCGCTACCTGAACGACTGGGGCGGCCCCGAGAGCTATCTGCGCAAGCTCGGCATCAGCATGCGCGACCAGGTCTGCCCCGGAGATACGGTGACCGTCAAGGGCCAGGTCACCAAGAAGTACGAGCGGGACGGCCAGAAGCTGGTGGACCTGGACGTGGTCATCATGCGGGGCGAAGTCCTGGCGGTGCAGGCCTGGGCCACCCTCGAGCTGGTATGA
- a CDS encoding carbohydrate ABC transporter permease — protein sequence MDRLRSAGSLLPLVALVAITAPLILLYAWLPLAAFADEVRGLRPSGLTLDNFRELFQPVAGGSLAEASVRSLLLACGYSLLLLAAALPAAYALSRLPMPGRRAVLAALLALHAFPFLSLLVGVYQVLRELGLYNSLLGVALVKTATEVPLAVWVMKGFFDRIPWELEAAVLVDGGTRWLAFRRVCLPQARPGILALLTFAFVSGWNEFLLPYIFLPSQQQWTLPLFVRSLIADYRFVDYGVVAAASLVYVAPPLLLFWAGQKYLLQTYALSGGVRAAR from the coding sequence ATGGACAGGCTGCGATCGGCAGGCTCATTGCTGCCACTGGTGGCGCTCGTGGCAATAACGGCGCCGCTGATCCTGCTCTATGCCTGGCTCCCTCTCGCTGCCTTTGCCGATGAGGTGCGCGGTCTGCGCCCGTCCGGCCTGACCCTCGACAACTTTCGGGAGCTGTTCCAGCCTGTGGCAGGAGGGTCGCTGGCTGAGGCGAGCGTCAGGTCCCTGTTGCTGGCCTGTGGTTACTCGCTGTTGTTGCTGGCGGCGGCCTTGCCCGCGGCTTATGCACTTTCGCGCCTGCCCATGCCCGGACGGCGAGCGGTATTGGCTGCGCTGCTGGCGCTTCACGCGTTCCCTTTTCTCTCGCTACTGGTGGGCGTGTATCAGGTGCTGCGGGAGCTAGGCCTCTACAATTCCTTGCTGGGCGTGGCGCTGGTCAAGACTGCCACCGAGGTGCCCCTGGCTGTATGGGTGATGAAGGGCTTCTTTGACCGGATACCGTGGGAGCTCGAGGCAGCGGTGCTGGTGGACGGCGGGACGCGCTGGCTCGCCTTTCGCCGCGTGTGCCTGCCCCAAGCGAGGCCCGGCATCCTCGCCCTCCTCACCTTCGCTTTCGTATCGGGGTGGAACGAGTTCCTGCTACCCTACATATTTCTCCCCTCGCAGCAGCAGTGGACTCTCCCGCTGTTCGTGCGGTCCCTCATCGCCGACTATCGGTTCGTGGACTATGGCGTAGTGGCTGCAGCCTCGCTAGTATACGTCGCGCCTCCCCTGTTGCTGTTCTGGGCGGGGCAGAAATACTTGCTGCAGACGTACGCGTTGAGCGGCGGCGTTCGGGCCGCCAGGTGA
- a CDS encoding MaoC family dehydratase N-terminal domain-containing protein, protein MELAERVKDYIGQKAQPVPGADEVNLPMIRHWCEMVEDANPVYWDEEFARKSRFGRLISPPTMLHTWLFARWWQPDYLRQERGQDPLGVIYRTAEEMGYTANIAVSNEAEYLEPYGPEAGRIIGVRYISEVSPEKATRLGRGVFLTIVTECYTENDNRLVGINRMVLFKYRPNSGSGGQ, encoded by the coding sequence ATGGAGCTGGCAGAGAGGGTCAAGGACTACATAGGCCAGAAGGCGCAACCAGTGCCGGGGGCTGACGAGGTGAACCTGCCCATGATACGGCACTGGTGCGAGATGGTGGAGGACGCCAACCCCGTCTACTGGGACGAGGAGTTCGCCCGCAAGAGCCGCTTCGGGCGCCTCATCAGCCCGCCCACCATGCTGCACACATGGCTGTTCGCTCGCTGGTGGCAACCCGACTACTTGCGCCAGGAGCGGGGCCAGGACCCCCTGGGCGTCATCTATCGCACAGCGGAGGAGATGGGCTACACCGCCAACATCGCTGTCTCCAACGAGGCCGAATACCTGGAGCCATACGGACCCGAGGCCGGTCGCATCATCGGCGTCAGGTATATATCCGAGGTCAGCCCCGAGAAGGCGACCCGCCTCGGGCGCGGCGTATTCCTTACCATCGTAACGGAGTGTTATACCGAGAACGACAACCGCCTCGTCGGCATCAACCGCATGGTCCTGTTCAAGTACCGCCCCAACAGCGGGTCAGGAGGGCAGTAA
- a CDS encoding ABC transporter permease — translation MSDTAIAVSGRVEAIPGPGPWLGALRGLWRFARRKPLGAVGLSIIVAMVVCAVFADNQLVTLFQRDDPLLAPYYYDDQDIANRLQGPSLSHLFGTDRLGRDMLSQVIYGARTSLLIGLSAVIISMGLATLVGTVSGYLGGKLDLLIQRLVDAWISFPAIVILLTGVQVAKEYAGPSPTTQSAAIVAVLGLVLAAGASRVIRSATLALKNNMFVEAARAVGASDVRIIFRHILPNVMPVVIVLATLQLGAAILAVGTIGFLGFGVPAPFPDWGRMLSTEGLLFMRAHPWLAVWPGLAIFLAVWGLNVFGDALRDVLDPRLRGL, via the coding sequence GTGAGCGACACTGCCATTGCTGTCTCCGGACGGGTGGAGGCCATCCCCGGCCCGGGCCCATGGCTGGGAGCGCTGCGGGGGCTGTGGCGGTTCGCCCGACGCAAGCCCCTGGGAGCGGTTGGGCTATCTATCATCGTGGCCATGGTTGTCTGCGCCGTGTTCGCAGACAACCAGCTGGTGACCCTCTTCCAGCGCGACGACCCGCTGCTGGCTCCCTATTACTACGATGACCAGGACATCGCCAATCGCCTTCAGGGGCCTTCCCTGTCTCACCTGTTCGGGACCGACCGACTGGGCCGAGATATGCTCAGCCAGGTGATTTATGGTGCCCGCACCTCGCTTCTCATCGGTCTGTCGGCGGTGATTATCTCCATGGGCCTGGCCACCCTGGTGGGCACTGTGTCGGGCTACCTGGGCGGCAAGCTGGACCTGCTGATACAGAGGCTGGTGGATGCCTGGATATCGTTCCCGGCCATCGTCATTCTGCTGACGGGCGTGCAGGTGGCCAAGGAATACGCCGGCCCCAGCCCTACCACCCAGAGCGCGGCCATCGTAGCGGTGCTGGGGCTGGTGCTGGCAGCGGGGGCTTCGCGAGTGATCCGCAGCGCCACCCTGGCGCTGAAGAACAATATGTTCGTGGAGGCCGCCCGGGCGGTGGGCGCCTCGGATGTGCGCATCATATTCCGGCATATACTGCCCAACGTGATGCCTGTGGTCATCGTGCTGGCGACACTACAGTTGGGGGCTGCCATCCTGGCGGTGGGCACCATCGGCTTCCTCGGGTTCGGCGTGCCTGCACCCTTCCCCGACTGGGGTCGGATGCTGAGCACCGAGGGGCTTCTGTTCATGCGTGCCCATCCCTGGCTGGCAGTCTGGCCCGGGCTGGCTATCTTCCTGGCCGTGTGGGGCCTGAACGTCTTCGGCGATGCCTTGCGGGACGTGCTGGACCCCCGCCTGCGCGGTCTGTAG
- a CDS encoding alpha/beta hydrolase produces MSVGPESHYYYSQRLRLHYVRWGDGSRPPLLLIHGGEDHCRSWDFVARALADRYTIYAPDLRGHGDSDWAIGGSYSLPEFVLDISALADTIDRDPLTIIGHSLGGGVALQYAGVFPERVAKVVSIEGWGPPQIEIPPAHQRMRNWIQQMRELERRVPRRYPSLEAAAKRMKEANPHLTDEMAWHLTVHGVRQNPDGTYSWKFDNYVRQRSPYGFNLQDAQDIWAQIRAPVLLVKGSESWASDPRQGGRVAVIPNYRAVVIEGAGHWVHHDQLDRFLEVVEEFLAE; encoded by the coding sequence ATGTCGGTAGGTCCCGAGTCCCACTACTACTACTCGCAGCGCCTGCGATTGCACTACGTGCGCTGGGGCGATGGCTCTCGGCCGCCCCTGTTGCTCATCCACGGCGGCGAGGACCACTGTCGTAGCTGGGACTTCGTGGCCAGGGCGTTGGCCGACCGTTACACCATCTACGCCCCCGACCTGAGGGGCCATGGCGACTCCGACTGGGCCATCGGGGGCAGCTACAGTTTGCCCGAATTCGTGCTGGATATATCGGCCCTGGCCGATACCATCGACCGCGACCCCCTGACCATCATCGGCCATTCGCTGGGCGGCGGGGTGGCCCTGCAGTATGCCGGCGTCTTCCCCGAGCGAGTGGCCAAGGTCGTGTCCATCGAGGGCTGGGGGCCGCCCCAGATCGAGATACCGCCCGCTCACCAGCGCATGCGCAACTGGATACAGCAGATGCGGGAGCTGGAGCGCCGCGTGCCCCGTCGTTATCCTTCCCTGGAGGCGGCGGCCAAGCGGATGAAGGAGGCCAATCCCCACCTGACCGATGAGATGGCCTGGCACCTGACGGTGCACGGCGTGCGCCAGAACCCCGACGGCACCTACTCCTGGAAGTTCGACAACTACGTCCGTCAGCGCTCGCCCTACGGCTTCAATCTCCAGGACGCTCAGGACATCTGGGCGCAGATCAGGGCGCCGGTGCTGCTGGTCAAGGGGAGCGAGAGCTGGGCCTCCGATCCGCGCCAGGGCGGCCGTGTGGCCGTCATCCCCAATTACCGTGCCGTGGTCATCGAGGGGGCGGGACACTGGGTCCACCATGACCAGCTGGACCGCTTCCTGGAGGTGGTGGAGGAGTTCCTGGCCGAGTAG
- a CDS encoding sugar ABC transporter permease: MSLATLGNTQFVGLDNYARLLERPELPRIAVNTVVFVVPNLVLFSLALPLAVAALTTVWNRSVGRFARLLWLLPRLTPSVVYSLLWVWLTADAPFGTLNQLAEVIGLQPRNWLLEHPWLTIVAADGLIGTSFATVLFVAAMEAVPRELVMAAQVDGASRWQLLLHVVLPYIRWPVLFVSAYQFLSLLASFELILLLTNGGPGLWQTETWSLYAYHQAFSYYAGGLQIGYGAAIATVLVLAGLVASLLFLRLFDFRRLAGEPRLKVA; this comes from the coding sequence ATGAGCCTCGCCACGCTCGGAAACACGCAGTTCGTGGGCCTGGACAACTACGCCCGCCTGCTAGAGAGGCCGGAGTTACCACGCATTGCGGTCAACACGGTTGTGTTCGTGGTGCCGAATCTCGTGCTCTTCAGCCTGGCCCTGCCACTGGCGGTAGCTGCCCTGACGACCGTCTGGAACCGGAGCGTGGGCCGTTTCGCCCGGCTGCTGTGGCTGCTACCACGGCTCACGCCCTCGGTAGTCTACTCCCTCCTCTGGGTGTGGCTGACTGCCGACGCCCCTTTCGGCACGTTGAATCAACTCGCTGAGGTCATCGGCCTGCAGCCGAGAAACTGGCTGCTCGAGCATCCGTGGCTGACCATCGTGGCCGCCGACGGCCTCATCGGCACGTCCTTTGCAACGGTTCTTTTCGTTGCAGCCATGGAGGCGGTGCCGAGAGAGCTGGTCATGGCGGCCCAGGTCGATGGGGCCTCGCGCTGGCAGCTCCTGCTGCACGTGGTGCTCCCATACATTCGCTGGCCGGTGCTGTTTGTCAGCGCCTACCAGTTCCTCTCGCTGCTGGCGTCGTTCGAGTTGATCTTGCTCCTGACTAACGGAGGGCCAGGACTGTGGCAGACGGAGACGTGGTCACTGTATGCCTATCATCAGGCGTTCTCATACTACGCAGGGGGCTTACAGATAGGGTACGGGGCAGCCATCGCCACCGTGTTAGTGTTGGCGGGCCTGGTGGCATCCTTGCTCTTCCTGCGCCTCTTCGACTTCCGTCGCCTCGCAGGTGAGCCGCGGCTCAAAGTTGCGTGA
- a CDS encoding acetyl-CoA acetyltransferase, whose translation MQLDARQPVIIGVAQYTDRPGRLEEAMEPLAMMELVARQAARDGGSEALLEKLDNITVVNLASWRYQHPPALLAERLGCGPRDLLHSAMGGDSPQRLMNLLAERIFTGRNRLALLVGAEAFASVVKARKEGVQLPWTPPVASSRVDEEEKPGSSPLEAHYDLALPIRVYPLFENAIRYRLGLDMDEHRRRLGLLCARMTQVAAANPYAWFRQARSAEEIVSVTPENRMICFPYTKYMNAILEVNQAACAIVTSVEVARELGIPQERWVFVWSGATLADIWFLSERPSLDRSLAHELVLTRALEQAGVSADQVDMFDFYSCFPSAVQAAMLAVGMQPDDPRPFTVTGGLPYAGGPGSNYSLHAIAAMVEALRSRPDAIGMVSSMGWYFTKHAAGVYSARPPAHPYRPYDPREDMARVEAQERPPLLEEADGPGVVETYTIVYNREGQPEQGIVVGRMEGDSGGRFLAHTEPNQEVFDLMAGSEFVGRRGTVRHDRQQRRNLFYPD comes from the coding sequence ATGCAGTTGGACGCCAGGCAGCCGGTCATCATCGGAGTCGCACAGTACACTGACAGGCCAGGGCGGCTGGAGGAGGCCATGGAGCCCCTGGCCATGATGGAGCTGGTGGCGCGCCAGGCAGCGCGGGACGGCGGCTCGGAGGCCCTGCTGGAGAAGCTGGACAACATCACTGTGGTCAACCTGGCCTCCTGGCGCTACCAGCATCCGCCCGCGCTGCTGGCCGAGCGGCTGGGCTGCGGGCCTCGCGACCTCCTCCATTCGGCCATGGGGGGCGACTCTCCTCAGCGGCTCATGAACCTCCTGGCAGAGCGGATTTTTACCGGCCGCAACCGGCTGGCGCTGCTGGTGGGGGCCGAGGCGTTCGCTTCCGTGGTCAAGGCCAGAAAGGAAGGGGTGCAGCTCCCCTGGACGCCTCCTGTAGCCAGCTCCCGGGTCGACGAGGAAGAGAAGCCCGGCAGCAGTCCCCTGGAGGCCCACTACGACCTGGCCCTGCCCATCCGCGTCTACCCCCTGTTCGAGAACGCGATCCGCTACCGTCTGGGGCTCGACATGGACGAGCACCGGCGACGGCTGGGTCTGCTGTGCGCTCGCATGACCCAGGTGGCGGCAGCCAATCCCTATGCATGGTTCAGGCAGGCGCGGTCGGCGGAGGAGATCGTCTCTGTGACCCCCGAGAACCGCATGATCTGCTTCCCCTACACCAAATACATGAACGCCATCCTGGAGGTGAACCAGGCTGCCTGCGCCATCGTCACCAGCGTCGAGGTGGCCCGGGAGCTGGGTATCCCCCAGGAACGCTGGGTCTTCGTCTGGTCTGGCGCCACCCTGGCTGACATCTGGTTCCTGTCGGAGCGCCCGTCCCTGGACCGCTCCCTCGCCCACGAGCTGGTGCTCACCAGGGCGCTGGAACAGGCCGGTGTGAGTGCGGACCAGGTGGACATGTTCGACTTCTACTCCTGTTTCCCTTCGGCTGTGCAGGCGGCCATGTTGGCCGTGGGAATGCAGCCCGACGACCCGCGACCCTTCACCGTGACCGGCGGCCTCCCCTACGCCGGCGGCCCCGGCAGCAACTACAGCCTGCACGCCATAGCCGCCATGGTGGAGGCCCTGCGCTCCCGGCCCGACGCCATCGGCATGGTGAGCAGCATGGGCTGGTACTTCACCAAGCACGCGGCCGGCGTCTACTCCGCCCGCCCCCCAGCCCATCCCTACCGTCCTTACGATCCCAGAGAGGATATGGCCAGGGTCGAGGCCCAAGAGAGGCCCCCGCTGCTGGAGGAGGCCGACGGGCCCGGAGTGGTGGAGACCTACACCATCGTCTACAACCGGGAAGGTCAGCCAGAACAGGGCATCGTCGTCGGCCGCATGGAGGGCGATTCGGGCGGACGCTTCCTGGCCCATACCGAACCCAACCAGGAGGTGTTCGACCTCATGGCCGGCAGCGAGTTCGTGGGGCGCAGGGGCACGGTACGACACGACCGCCAGCAGAGACGGAACCTGTTCTACCCGGACTAG
- a CDS encoding ABC transporter ATP-binding protein, giving the protein MRLQVRELSKRFGHVWALREVSFTVEAGELAVLLGPSGSGKTTLLWLVAGLEEPTSGQVLFDGKNVSGASPRHRNVGMVFQNYALYPHMSVLDNIAFPLRLQGLSSDERQARVREVARMLSIEELLQRRPDQLSGGQQQRVALARALVKRPAVLLLDEPLANLDPVLRRSARDEIRSLQRRLGITTLWVTHDRDEAMAVSDRLIVLREGRLVQEGPPTEVYRRPKDAVVATLLGEINLWPAQLRQCSSGWNLWVDGWPEPIARWPCRPEEVRGGDDCLAGVRPEDVVVHPDGPAELLGVEPWHGATMACYRLGPHRVRALLLRDQAPATASISFLQGSVIVLPPPR; this is encoded by the coding sequence ATGCGGCTCCAAGTCCGGGAATTGAGCAAGCGGTTCGGGCACGTCTGGGCCCTGAGGGAGGTGTCTTTTACCGTCGAGGCGGGCGAGCTGGCCGTCCTTCTGGGGCCGTCGGGTAGCGGCAAGACCACCCTACTGTGGCTGGTCGCTGGCCTCGAGGAGCCGACCTCTGGCCAGGTGCTGTTCGATGGCAAAAACGTATCGGGCGCGTCCCCGCGTCACCGCAACGTGGGCATGGTTTTCCAGAACTATGCTCTATACCCGCATATGTCCGTCCTCGACAACATCGCCTTCCCTTTGCGCCTTCAGGGGCTGAGCAGCGATGAGCGGCAGGCCCGGGTGCGAGAGGTCGCCCGCATGCTTTCCATCGAGGAGCTACTGCAGCGTCGTCCGGACCAACTGTCAGGCGGTCAACAGCAGCGCGTCGCCCTGGCCCGAGCACTGGTGAAGAGGCCAGCTGTCCTGCTGCTGGACGAACCCCTGGCCAACCTTGACCCCGTCCTGCGGCGCTCGGCGCGCGACGAGATCCGGTCCCTTCAGCGCCGACTTGGCATCACTACCCTGTGGGTCACGCACGACCGAGACGAGGCGATGGCGGTAAGTGACCGCCTGATAGTGCTGCGCGAGGGGAGGCTCGTGCAGGAAGGGCCCCCCACCGAGGTTTACCGTCGCCCCAAGGACGCCGTAGTCGCCACCTTGCTGGGGGAGATTAACCTGTGGCCTGCCCAACTCAGGCAGTGCTCCTCGGGCTGGAATCTGTGGGTGGACGGCTGGCCGGAGCCCATCGCTCGCTGGCCCTGTCGTCCCGAAGAAGTCCGGGGAGGGGACGATTGCCTGGCCGGGGTTCGACCGGAGGACGTGGTCGTGCATCCGGACGGCCCGGCGGAGCTTCTGGGCGTGGAGCCGTGGCACGGCGCGACCATGGCCTGCTACCGGCTGGGGCCGCACCGGGTGAGGGCCCTGCTCCTCAGGGACCAGGCCCCGGCCACGGCCTCCATAAGCTTCCTCCAGGGCAGCGTCATAGTTCTACCGCCGCCTCGATAA
- a CDS encoding ABC transporter substrate-binding protein, whose amino-acid sequence MGHQEKQGWQRLLRRSLTRRQFLRAGALGTAALAGSAYLACGEESVPSTPAVGAPGAETPWLGGLLRFALSDVQGRFDAHRFPTFTVQTFNSYFVSRLLKHISGPDDPNTEELDLPPSEWYRPVPDLAKSYEVVDQLTYIFTLQDNATWHPVPPVNGRPVTPDDVVKAWEYYKSARPDRGVNLAAIDSITVAGPRQVRVKLSRPFGPLLVMLASPSDFWIYPPEATNNPDLLNTTLIGSGPFILRSYQQGVMAKAEKNPNWWATDDRGNRLPYVDGFEAYVIPDKNNEISQFSAGRLETMTVPAELIDVFRRQNPQAIITENIANLLTIIFFPPAAYEANQPPFNDPRVRQAVSLAIDREALIQLASGGKGGKKHNLLNAGFIWYVDPEGPEMGELGQFFRRDVQRARQLLAAAGYPDGFDTELHYTANAYVTAVPYYNPMAEALPAMLREAGIRARLVNHDYQSEWINPQGGIFFGGLRSGMAFALETPVPHPWNQFTNQFTDNPRNHSRIRDPEILRLIEQLGQETDFDRGRALALEIQRINARNMYYIPLVGPYGFGARQPYTRAYAAPTSYGIGSESTPYFQIDTSRQRL is encoded by the coding sequence ATGGGGCATCAGGAAAAGCAGGGCTGGCAGCGTTTGCTTCGTCGTAGTCTCACACGACGCCAGTTCCTCAGGGCGGGGGCTTTGGGAACGGCAGCGCTGGCAGGCTCTGCCTACCTGGCATGCGGCGAAGAGAGCGTCCCCAGCACGCCCGCGGTAGGCGCGCCAGGAGCGGAGACGCCTTGGCTGGGCGGGTTGCTGCGGTTCGCCCTGTCGGACGTGCAGGGACGGTTCGACGCCCACCGCTTCCCCACCTTCACCGTGCAGACCTTCAATTCCTACTTCGTCAGTCGTCTCCTGAAGCACATCTCCGGCCCCGATGATCCCAACACCGAGGAGCTGGACCTGCCGCCCAGCGAGTGGTACCGGCCGGTGCCAGACCTGGCCAAGAGCTACGAGGTGGTGGACCAGCTCACCTACATCTTCACCCTGCAGGACAACGCCACCTGGCATCCGGTGCCGCCGGTCAACGGACGCCCGGTAACGCCTGACGACGTGGTCAAGGCGTGGGAATACTACAAGTCCGCCCGGCCCGACCGCGGGGTGAACCTGGCGGCCATCGACTCCATCACCGTGGCCGGGCCGAGACAGGTGCGGGTGAAGCTGTCGCGGCCCTTCGGTCCGCTGTTGGTGATGCTGGCCTCGCCCAGCGACTTCTGGATCTACCCGCCTGAGGCCACCAATAACCCCGACCTGCTCAATACCACCCTCATCGGCTCCGGCCCGTTCATTCTGCGCTCCTACCAGCAGGGGGTGATGGCCAAGGCGGAGAAGAACCCCAACTGGTGGGCCACCGACGACCGTGGCAACCGTCTCCCCTACGTGGACGGGTTCGAGGCCTACGTCATTCCCGACAAGAACAACGAGATCAGCCAGTTCTCGGCCGGCCGCCTGGAGACCATGACGGTCCCGGCGGAGCTCATCGACGTCTTCCGACGCCAGAACCCGCAGGCCATCATTACCGAGAACATAGCCAACCTGCTGACCATCATCTTCTTCCCGCCGGCGGCCTACGAGGCCAACCAGCCGCCCTTCAACGACCCGAGGGTGCGGCAGGCGGTGTCCCTGGCCATCGACCGCGAGGCCCTCATCCAGCTGGCCTCGGGGGGCAAAGGCGGCAAGAAGCACAATCTGCTCAACGCTGGCTTCATCTGGTATGTGGACCCCGAAGGCCCCGAGATGGGCGAGCTGGGCCAGTTCTTCCGCCGCGACGTGCAGCGCGCCCGGCAGCTCCTGGCGGCGGCCGGCTACCCGGACGGCTTCGACACCGAACTCCACTACACTGCCAACGCCTACGTCACCGCCGTGCCCTACTACAACCCCATGGCCGAGGCGCTCCCGGCCATGCTGCGGGAGGCGGGCATCCGCGCCCGATTGGTCAACCACGACTACCAGTCGGAGTGGATCAACCCCCAGGGCGGCATCTTCTTCGGTGGGCTGCGGTCGGGCATGGCCTTCGCCCTGGAGACGCCGGTGCCTCACCCCTGGAACCAGTTCACCAACCAGTTCACCGACAACCCGCGCAACCATTCGCGCATCCGCGACCCCGAGATCCTGCGGCTCATCGAGCAGCTGGGGCAGGAGACCGACTTCGACCGCGGTCGGGCGCTGGCCCTGGAAATCCAGCGCATCAACGCCCGCAATATGTACTACATCCCGCTGGTGGGGCCTTACGGCTTCGGCGCCCGTCAGCCATACACTCGCGCCTACGCTGCCCCCACCAGCTATGGCATCGGCTCCGAGTCCACTCCATATTTCCAGATCGACACCTCCCGGCAGCGGCTGTAA
- a CDS encoding TIGR00266 family protein yields the protein MRWEIVHEEAYSVLRVHLDPGEEVAGEAGAMLLTRGDVEARAAAGGIKGAIARALGGGESPFFNLYRARGASEVWLAPPLPGQVSHLPLDSGGYILTRGAYLGHWGQVEFHVAWRGVSGLLAHGHFLLLKASGFGGIWLSAFGAIDEVEVPTGERVMVDNFHFVAVADDARYAVKPFGGIKTALLGGEGLAVEVEGPARLLVQTRQAPAMAALLSPFLQGKLERR from the coding sequence ATGCGGTGGGAGATCGTTCACGAGGAGGCCTACTCGGTACTGAGGGTTCACCTCGACCCTGGAGAAGAGGTAGCGGGGGAAGCCGGTGCCATGCTTCTTACTAGGGGCGATGTGGAAGCCAGGGCGGCAGCCGGTGGCATCAAGGGCGCCATAGCCAGGGCCTTAGGAGGAGGGGAATCCCCCTTCTTCAACCTGTACCGTGCCAGGGGTGCCTCCGAGGTGTGGTTAGCCCCACCGCTTCCAGGCCAGGTGTCCCACCTGCCTCTCGACAGTGGCGGCTATATTCTCACGCGAGGGGCCTATCTGGGCCACTGGGGCCAGGTAGAGTTCCACGTGGCCTGGCGTGGCGTGTCGGGCCTTCTCGCTCACGGTCATTTCCTCCTCTTGAAGGCCAGCGGCTTTGGAGGCATCTGGCTGTCCGCCTTCGGTGCCATCGACGAGGTGGAGGTGCCGACCGGCGAGCGGGTTATGGTGGACAACTTCCACTTCGTCGCGGTCGCGGACGATGCTCGCTACGCGGTGAAGCCTTTCGGGGGCATCAAGACCGCGTTGCTGGGGGGCGAGGGGCTCGCGGTGGAGGTCGAGGGCCCTGCCCGACTTCTGGTGCAGACGAGACAGGCCCCCGCCATGGCTGCCCTGCTCTCGCCCTTCTTGCAGGGTAAGCTGGAGCGTCGCTAG